In Morococcus cerebrosus, a single genomic region encodes these proteins:
- a CDS encoding pseudouridine synthase, whose protein sequence is MNDLIVLNKPYGVICQFSTHEKYGCLKDYVSLSDFYPAGRLDTDSEGLLLLTNDGRLQARIADPKFKLEKTYWAQVEGSPDEAKLDMLRRGVDLGDFVTRPAKVRVLEADEADVLWPRVPPIRVRKSVPDFWVEIRISEGKNRQVRRMTAKAGFPCLRLVRVAIGRLNVFDLGLPLGQWTFAPHKP, encoded by the coding sequence GTGATTTGCCAGTTTTCGACGCATGAAAAGTATGGGTGTTTGAAAGATTATGTGTCGCTGTCGGACTTTTATCCGGCGGGGCGTTTGGATACGGACAGCGAGGGTTTGCTGCTGTTGACGAACGACGGGCGTTTGCAGGCGCGGATTGCAGATCCTAAGTTTAAGCTGGAGAAAACTTATTGGGCGCAGGTGGAAGGTTCGCCCGACGAAGCGAAGCTGGATATGCTGCGGCGCGGAGTGGATTTGGGCGATTTTGTCACTCGTCCGGCAAAGGTTCGCGTGTTGGAAGCGGACGAAGCAGATGTTTTATGGCCGCGCGTGCCGCCTATCCGCGTGCGCAAGTCCGTGCCTGATTTTTGGGTGGAAATTCGGATTTCGGAAGGAAAAAACCGGCAAGTCAGGCGGATGACGGCTAAGGCGGGTTTTCCGTGCCTGCGTTTGGTCAGGGTGGCAATAGGTCGTCTGAACGTGTTTGATTTGGGCCTGCCGCTTGGTCAATGGACGTTTGCGCCGCATAAGCCTTGA
- a CDS encoding DUF808 domain-containing protein has protein sequence MAFASLFTLLDDITAVLDDVALMTKMAAKKTAGVVGDDLALNANQVTGVSAERELPIIWAVAKGSLVNKLILVPLALLLSAFLPKLITPLLMIGGIYLCFEGVEKLLHKFLHRHEAHEDEEAAAETLDEKTKIKGAIRTDFILSAEIIIIALGVVEKYDLMTRSLVMTAIGIGMTAFVYGLVGVIVKLDDFGMLLMRQKSTGIQTVGRGLIAFMPWFMRGLSVVGTLAMFLVGGGLITHNLGFLHDFLHAQHWDSGLMEHVANLAVGLIAGAVACAVALPLMKLFQKH, from the coding sequence ATGGCCTTTGCCTCGCTTTTCACCCTTTTGGACGATATTACCGCTGTCTTGGACGACGTTGCCCTGATGACCAAAATGGCCGCCAAGAAAACGGCGGGCGTGGTCGGCGATGATTTGGCGCTCAATGCGAATCAGGTTACCGGTGTGTCGGCGGAACGCGAGCTGCCGATTATTTGGGCGGTGGCGAAAGGTTCTTTGGTGAACAAGCTGATTTTGGTGCCGCTGGCTTTGCTGCTGTCTGCCTTTTTGCCGAAGCTGATTACGCCTTTATTGATGATAGGCGGGATTTATTTGTGTTTCGAGGGCGTGGAAAAGCTGCTGCATAAGTTTTTACACCGCCACGAAGCGCATGAAGACGAGGAGGCTGCCGCCGAAACGCTGGACGAAAAAACCAAGATTAAAGGCGCGATTCGTACGGATTTCATCCTGTCTGCCGAGATCATTATTATTGCTTTGGGCGTGGTTGAAAAATACGATCTGATGACCCGTTCGCTGGTGATGACGGCAATCGGCATCGGTATGACCGCTTTTGTGTACGGTTTGGTCGGCGTTATCGTTAAACTCGACGACTTCGGTATGCTGCTGATGCGTCAAAAAAGCACGGGCATCCAAACGGTCGGACGAGGCTTGATTGCCTTTATGCCTTGGTTCATGCGCGGTTTGAGCGTGGTGGGCACGCTTGCCATGTTCCTCGTCGGCGGCGGTCTGATTACCCACAACTTGGGCTTTTTGCATGATTTCTTACACGCGCAACATTGGGATAGCGGCTTGATGGAGCATGTCGCCAACCTTGCCGTCGGGCTGATTGCCGGCGCCGTCGCCTGCGCTGTTGCTCTGCCATTGATGAAGCTGTTTCAAAAACACTAA
- a CDS encoding DUF4198 domain-containing protein, which yields MKKTALFIASALLFSTTAQAHRVWVETAHTHGGEYLQAELGYGEFPELEPIAKDRLHIFSKPMQLITEKGKENLIQKGTYNYQYRSKLPVKDGSYLVTAEYQPTFWSKNSAGWKQASIKEMPDASYCEQTRMFGKNIVNVGHESADTAVITKQVGQHLEIVPLDNPANVHVGERFKVRVLFNGEPLPNATVTATFDGFDTSDRSKTHKTEAQAFSDTTDDKGEVSIIPLRQGFWKASVEHKADFPDQSVCQKQANYTTLTFQIGHTHH from the coding sequence ATGAAAAAAACCGCATTGTTCATCGCATCCGCACTCCTGTTCAGCACAACCGCCCAAGCACACCGCGTCTGGGTCGAAACCGCCCATACACACGGCGGCGAATACCTGCAAGCCGAATTGGGCTACGGCGAGTTCCCCGAACTCGAACCCATCGCCAAAGACCGCCTGCACATTTTCAGCAAGCCCATGCAGCTGATTACCGAAAAAGGCAAAGAAAATCTGATTCAAAAAGGGACGTACAACTACCAATACCGCAGCAAACTCCCTGTCAAAGACGGCAGCTACCTCGTTACCGCCGAATACCAACCGACCTTCTGGTCCAAAAACAGCGCAGGCTGGAAACAGGCGAGCATTAAAGAAATGCCTGACGCCAGCTATTGCGAACAAACCCGAATGTTCGGTAAAAACATTGTCAACGTCGGACACGAAAGCGCAGACACCGCCGTCATCACCAAGCAAGTCGGGCAACATCTGGAAATCGTTCCGCTGGATAATCCTGCCAACGTCCACGTCGGCGAACGCTTCAAAGTCCGCGTCCTTTTCAACGGCGAGCCGCTGCCCAACGCCACCGTTACCGCCACATTTGACGGTTTCGACACCAGCGACCGCAGCAAAACCCACAAAACCGAAGCCCAAGCCTTCTCCGATACTACGGACGACAAAGGCGAAGTCAGCATCATTCCCCTGCGTCAAGGCTTCTGGAAAGCCAGCGTAGAACACAAAGCCGATTTCCCCGATCAAAGCGTGTGCCAAAAACAGGCGAACTACACCACCCTGACCTTCCAAATCGGTCATACGCATCATTAA
- the trpA gene encoding tryptophan synthase subunit alpha: MSRIQQTFAALDGAKALIPYITVGDPDLDTTLALMHSLVENGADILELGVPFSDPMADGPTIQRAAERALANKVSLNDVLNIVRRFRETNGNTPIVLMGYLNPIHKIGYQAFAQAAAEAGVDGVLTVDSPVETITPLHDELKARGIDCIFLIAPTTTEERIQTIARVAGGFVYYVSLKGVTGAASLDTEEVSRKIELLRKYIDIPIGVGFGISNAESARKIGAVADAVIVGSRIVKEIENNAGREAEAVGALVKELKDAIR, from the coding sequence ATGAGCAGAATCCAGCAAACCTTTGCCGCACTTGACGGCGCAAAAGCCCTGATTCCCTATATTACCGTAGGCGATCCCGATCTCGATACCACGCTTGCGCTGATGCACAGTTTGGTTGAAAACGGCGCCGACATCCTGGAATTGGGAGTTCCCTTTTCCGACCCGATGGCGGACGGTCCGACCATCCAGCGCGCCGCCGAGCGTGCGTTGGCAAACAAAGTTTCCCTCAATGACGTATTGAACATCGTACGCCGCTTCCGCGAAACAAACGGCAACACGCCCATCGTCCTGATGGGTTATCTGAACCCGATTCATAAAATAGGTTATCAGGCATTTGCCCAAGCGGCTGCCGAAGCGGGCGTGGACGGCGTGCTGACCGTCGATTCCCCTGTCGAAACCATCACCCCGCTACACGACGAACTCAAAGCGCGCGGTATCGACTGCATCTTCCTGATTGCCCCGACCACGACCGAAGAGCGTATCCAAACCATCGCCCGCGTTGCAGGTGGCTTTGTCTATTACGTTTCGCTCAAAGGCGTTACCGGCGCGGCAAGTTTGGATACCGAAGAAGTTTCGCGTAAAATAGAGCTTTTGCGCAAGTATATCGACATCCCGATCGGCGTCGGTTTCGGCATCAGTAACGCCGAAAGTGCGCGCAAAATCGGCGCTGTTGCCGATGCCGTCATCGTCGGCAGCCGCATCGTCAAAGAAATTGAAAATAACGCAGGCCGAGAAGCAGAAGCCGTCGGCGCGTTGGTAAAAGAATTAAAAGACGCAATCCGTTAA
- the grxD gene encoding Grx4 family monothiol glutaredoxin — protein MTSIHDQIKEVVTTHRVVLFMKGTKQFPQCGFSSRAVQILNAAGCTDYVTVNVLENDTVRQGIKEYSDWPTIPQLYVNGEFVGGSDILMEMFEAGELQDLLKA, from the coding sequence ATGACCTCTATTCATGACCAAATTAAAGAAGTTGTTACCACTCACCGTGTTGTTTTGTTTATGAAAGGCACGAAGCAGTTCCCGCAATGCGGTTTCTCATCCCGTGCCGTTCAAATTCTTAATGCCGCAGGTTGCACCGATTATGTAACCGTTAATGTTTTGGAAAACGATACCGTCCGCCAAGGTATTAAGGAATACAGTGATTGGCCGACCATCCCCCAACTTTACGTCAACGGGGAATTTGTCGGCGGTTCCGATATTTTGATGGAAATGTTTGAAGCCGGCGAATTGCAAGATTTGCTGAAAGCCTGA
- a CDS encoding DUF2322 family protein encodes MSFQDNLAAMPDIGHLSGLDILDAQGKAVHHIPNAPGKQGSLKLYNALALNFGGKLDAAAAAQGLDWFAEHVADAQANPGKHPNIDLLLQVKNENLRLLLKPVNA; translated from the coding sequence ATGAGCTTCCAAGACAACCTCGCCGCCATGCCCGACATCGGTCATTTGAGCGGGCTCGACATCCTCGACGCACAAGGCAAAGCCGTCCATCACATCCCCAACGCGCCCGGCAAGCAAGGCTCGCTGAAACTCTACAACGCTTTGGCATTGAATTTCGGCGGCAAGCTCGATGCCGCTGCTGCTGCGCAGGGTTTGGATTGGTTTGCCGAACACGTTGCCGATGCGCAAGCCAATCCGGGCAAACATCCCAATATCGATTTGCTGTTGCAAGTGAAAAACGAAAATCTCAGATTACTTCTAAAGCCGGTTAACGCTTAA
- the upp gene encoding uracil phosphoribosyltransferase: MNVTVINHPLVRHKLTLMREADCSTYKFRTLTTELARLMAYEASRDFEIEKYIIDGWCGQIEGDRIKGKTLTVVPILRAGLGMLDGVLDLIPTAKISVVGLQRDEETLKPVSYFEKFVDSMDERPALIIDPMLATGGSMVATIDLLKAKGCKNIKALVLVAAPEGVKAVNEAHPDVTIYTAALDSHLNENGYIIPGLGDAGDKIFGTR; the protein is encoded by the coding sequence ATGAACGTAACCGTTATCAATCACCCCCTTGTCCGCCACAAACTCACGCTCATGCGCGAGGCTGATTGCAGCACTTACAAATTCCGCACCCTCACTACCGAGCTGGCGCGCCTGATGGCTTACGAAGCCAGCCGTGATTTTGAAATTGAAAAATACATTATCGACGGCTGGTGCGGTCAAATCGAAGGTGACCGCATCAAGGGCAAAACCTTGACCGTCGTGCCGATTTTGCGTGCCGGTTTGGGTATGCTCGACGGCGTGCTCGACCTGATTCCGACTGCCAAAATCAGCGTGGTCGGATTGCAGCGCGACGAAGAAACGCTCAAACCCGTTTCCTATTTTGAAAAATTTGTGGACAGCATGGACGAACGCCCCGCGTTGATTATCGACCCCATGCTCGCGACCGGCGGCTCTATGGTGGCTACCATAGACCTGTTGAAGGCGAAAGGCTGCAAAAATATCAAGGCGTTGGTACTCGTTGCCGCACCCGAAGGCGTCAAAGCCGTCAATGAAGCGCATCCCGACGTTACCATCTACACCGCCGCCCTCGACAGCCATTTGAACGAAAACGGCTACATCATCCCCGGCTTGGGCGATGCGGGCGATAAGATTTTCGGTACACGCTGA
- a CDS encoding GatB/YqeY domain-containing protein: MSLKAQLTEDMKTAMRAKDQTALSTIRLINAAIKQFEVDERTEADDGKVIAIITKMVKQRKDSANIYAEAGRQDLADKENAEIEILHRYLPQMMSAEEIRTAVETVIAMTGASGMADMGKAMGVLKTQLAGKADMGEVNKILKAALTS, encoded by the coding sequence ATGAGCCTGAAAGCACAATTAACCGAAGACATGAAAACCGCGATGCGTGCCAAAGATCAAACTGCTTTAAGCACCATCCGTCTCATCAATGCCGCCATCAAACAATTTGAAGTGGACGAGCGCACCGAAGCCGATGACGGCAAAGTGATCGCCATCATCACCAAAATGGTCAAACAGCGCAAAGACAGCGCCAACATCTACGCTGAAGCAGGCCGTCAGGACTTGGCAGACAAAGAAAATGCCGAAATCGAAATCCTGCACCGCTACCTGCCACAAATGATGTCTGCCGAAGAAATCCGCACTGCCGTGGAAACCGTAATCGCCATGACCGGAGCTTCCGGAATGGCTGACATGGGCAAAGCCATGGGCGTATTGAAAACCCAGTTGGCGGGCAAAGCTGATATGGGTGAAGTCAACAAAATCCTCAAAGCTGCGCTGACTTCATAA
- the rpsU gene encoding 30S ribosomal protein S21, producing MPAIRVKENEPFEVAMRRFKRAVEKTGLLTELRAREAYEKPTTERKRKKAAAVKRLQKRLRSQQLPPKMY from the coding sequence ATGCCTGCAATCCGCGTTAAAGAGAACGAACCCTTCGAAGTAGCCATGCGCCGTTTCAAACGTGCCGTAGAAAAAACCGGTCTGTTGACCGAACTACGCGCCCGTGAAGCTTACGAAAAACCGACTACCGAGCGCAAACGCAAAAAAGCCGCAGCTGTAAAACGCCTGCAAAAACGCCTGCGCAGCCAACAACTGCCTCCTAAAATGTACTAA
- the lnt gene encoding apolipoprotein N-acyltransferase: protein MNIFRKLEQYWQHPVLYWPLVILIAAATPLTFAPYYHFWLMPLLFGALIRLIELRPRFAVSTAYLFGLVAYTAQFYWIHTALHDVSGLPNLYAVPLTFLLPAFLALYPAACFWLWKKFHLPRWVKVGIVLPILWTLAEFARERLLTGFGWGAIGYSQIVKESPLAGFAPLGGIHLVTLATAFVSAWLVLLIDNTGRLKQRLLPMCMIVMLCTVGYVAQQTDFTKPDGSTSTVALVQGNIEQSLKWNEEQVVPTIQKYYGQISKTSADIVILPETALPVMRQDLPENILTQFAEQARTNGSALAVGIGQYTADGSGYENAVINLSDYDDISDDLPYYAKNHLVPFGEYKPLPFLTEPLYKLMNMPLADFRRGGAAQAPLTMKGQKVAFNICYEDGFGDELIATAKNATLLANVSNMAWYGDSNAMYQQLQQSQARAMELGRYMVRATNTGATAIISPKGSIIAESEPNTDAVLEGHVKGYVGETPYMKAGGSLWLIGVLSIIAIALFLIRKQAD, encoded by the coding sequence ATGAACATTTTCCGCAAACTCGAACAATATTGGCAGCATCCTGTGCTGTACTGGCCGCTGGTGATCCTGATTGCCGCCGCCACGCCCTTAACTTTCGCGCCTTATTACCATTTTTGGCTGATGCCTTTGCTGTTTGGCGCGCTGATCCGATTGATTGAACTGCGTCCGCGCTTTGCTGTTTCTACCGCCTATCTGTTTGGGCTGGTTGCTTATACGGCGCAGTTTTATTGGATACATACCGCGCTGCACGATGTTTCCGGCCTGCCTAATTTATACGCGGTTCCGCTGACTTTCCTGCTGCCGGCGTTTCTCGCGCTGTATCCCGCCGCCTGTTTTTGGTTGTGGAAGAAGTTTCATCTGCCGCGTTGGGTTAAGGTCGGCATCGTTTTGCCGATTTTGTGGACACTGGCGGAATTTGCCCGCGAACGCCTGTTGACCGGCTTCGGCTGGGGGGCGATCGGCTATTCCCAAATCGTCAAAGAAAGCCCGCTTGCCGGCTTTGCGCCTTTGGGCGGTATTCATCTGGTAACGCTGGCGACGGCATTTGTCAGCGCGTGGCTGGTGTTGCTGATTGACAATACGGGTCGTCTGAAACAGCGCCTGCTGCCGATGTGCATGATTGTCATGCTGTGTACCGTCGGTTATGTCGCCCAGCAAACCGACTTTACCAAACCCGACGGCAGCACCAGTACCGTCGCGCTCGTGCAGGGCAATATCGAGCAGAGTCTGAAATGGAATGAAGAACAAGTCGTCCCCACCATTCAGAAATACTACGGTCAAATCAGCAAAACATCTGCCGACATCGTTATCCTGCCGGAAACCGCATTGCCCGTGATGCGTCAGGATTTGCCGGAAAACATCCTGACCCAGTTTGCCGAGCAGGCGCGCACGAACGGCAGCGCGTTGGCCGTCGGTATCGGTCAATACACAGCCGACGGCAGCGGATACGAAAACGCCGTAATCAATTTGAGCGACTACGATGATATTTCAGACGACCTCCCGTATTACGCCAAGAATCATCTGGTTCCCTTTGGCGAATACAAACCGCTGCCTTTTTTGACCGAACCGTTGTACAAGTTGATGAATATGCCGCTTGCCGACTTCCGTCGTGGCGGGGCAGCACAAGCTCCTTTAACCATGAAAGGTCAAAAAGTCGCCTTCAACATCTGCTATGAAGACGGCTTTGGCGACGAACTCATTGCTACCGCCAAAAACGCTACGCTGCTTGCCAACGTCAGCAATATGGCGTGGTATGGCGATTCCAACGCCATGTACCAACAGCTCCAGCAATCCCAAGCCCGCGCGATGGAGCTTGGACGCTATATGGTCCGTGCCACCAATACCGGTGCAACGGCCATTATTTCTCCCAAAGGCAGCATCATCGCCGAGAGCGAACCCAATACCGATGCCGTCTTGGAAGGGCATGTCAAAGGCTATGTCGGCGAAACCCCTTATATGAAGGCAGGCGGTTCGCTGTGGCTGATCGGGGTATTGTCGATTATTGCCATCGCGCTGTTTTTAATCAGGAAACAAGCAGATTGA
- the rpoH gene encoding RNA polymerase sigma factor RpoH translates to MNNAFALPVIHSGNGSLEQYIHTVNSIPMLTPEEESQLAERQQKGDLNAAKQLILSHLRVVVSIARGYDGYGLNQADLIQEGNIGLMKAVKRYEPSRGARLFSFAVHWIKAEIHEFILRNWRLVRVATTKPQRKLFFNLRSMRKNLNALSPKEAQDIADDLGVKLSEVMEMEQRMTGHDIAIMADNNDDEDSFAPIDWLADHDAEPSRQLSKQAHYALQTEGLQNALAQLDDRSRRIVESRWLQDDGGLTLHELAAEYGVSAERIRQIEAKAMQKLRGFLAEEAEAV, encoded by the coding sequence ATGAATAACGCCTTTGCATTACCCGTTATCCACAGCGGCAACGGCAGCCTTGAGCAATACATTCATACCGTCAACAGCATTCCCATGTTGACGCCCGAAGAAGAAAGCCAACTCGCGGAGCGTCAGCAAAAAGGCGACCTTAACGCCGCCAAACAACTTATTCTTTCCCATTTGCGCGTCGTCGTATCCATAGCACGAGGCTACGACGGCTATGGCCTGAACCAAGCCGACCTTATCCAAGAAGGCAACATCGGACTGATGAAGGCGGTCAAACGCTACGAGCCCAGCCGTGGCGCGCGCCTGTTTTCATTCGCCGTACACTGGATTAAGGCCGAAATCCACGAATTTATCCTGCGCAACTGGCGCCTGGTACGCGTAGCGACCACCAAACCGCAACGCAAACTGTTCTTCAATCTGCGCAGCATGCGTAAAAACCTGAATGCCTTGTCTCCGAAAGAAGCGCAAGACATCGCCGACGATTTGGGCGTCAAATTGTCCGAAGTCATGGAAATGGAACAACGCATGACCGGACACGACATCGCCATCATGGCGGACAACAACGATGACGAAGACAGCTTCGCCCCCATCGACTGGCTTGCCGACCACGATGCCGAGCCCAGCCGCCAACTGTCCAAACAAGCCCATTACGCCCTGCAAACCGAAGGTCTGCAAAACGCGTTGGCGCAATTGGATGACCGCAGCCGCCGCATCGTAGAAAGCCGCTGGCTGCAAGACGATGGCGGATTAACCCTGCACGAGCTGGCAGCCGAATACGGCGTATCTGCCGAGCGCATCCGCCAAATCGAAGCCAAAGCCATGCAAAAACTGCGCGGTTTCCTCGCGGAAGAAGCGGAAGCGGTTTAA